TTGCCCCTGCATCGGCCGCGTTGATTGCTCCCATTAGTCCCGCTGGACCGCCTCCTATAACAATGATGTCTGCCTCTATGACTCTTGCGTCCTTGAACTCCGGTGGCTTGGCTTTCCTCGGAAGTTTTGCCCTCCCCTGTTGGCGTTCTATTCTCATTCCGCTTTCAACGGGTGTTATGCACGTCCTCACGTTGGGAATCCCATTCACGACCATAAGACATGAGGAACACTTTCCTATAGCACAGAACAGCCCGCGGGGACGCTTCTCGTTTGGGGAGTAGTTGAGAATCCTTATTCCGGCGGCGTGGAGAGCCGTCGCAATCGTTTCGCCCTCGTGGGCCTTAATTGGCCGTCCTTCAAAGTAGATGGTAACCTCTCTTCCGCGCTCAAACCTTAGAATAGGATGTTCACTGAGGCGCACTGAAAGTCACCCATGAGCCTGTACGGGCCAGCGCTTATGAAAATTTTTCAATACTTTGGTGGGAAACCTTTGGTTTTTGAACCTACCAAACCTTTATATATCTGGCCCAGAAACTAAAACTTGGCGGCGGGCTAGGCCGGGGGGTTCGGCGTCCCCTGTAACCGGAAACCGCCGACATGCCGGGGCCGAAGCCCGGGGGGCGGTTCCCAAAACCGTGCCCCGAAGCCGGGGTGCAACGATGAGCCCTCGTCCCGGGGGGCCGGCGGTGGGCGAGGTTCGGCTGGAGGGCCGGACTAACGCCCTTTGCCCGCCGAACCCCGCCAGGCCCGGAAGGGAGCAACGGTAGGCGGGACGTTCGGCGCTCCCGGGGTAGCGGGGGTGAGGGAGCCCCGGTGGAGGGGTACGGCGGAGGGTTCCCACTCCCGGGCACGCCCGCCGCCACTAGACTTCTGGCAAAAATCTTAATAGCACTTGGCTCTTTTGCCTTTGAGGTGTCAAGATGGTCAGCCTTGAGCTCGAGCTCTTCGGGATAAAGTTTGAGAATCCCCTCATTCTCGCCTCTGGAATCAACGACAAAACTCCCGAGCAGTGGATTCGCGCCCACGAAGAAGGGGCTGGTGGAGTCGTAACAAAATCCATCGGAATCGAGCCTAGAAAGGGCTACGACAACCCAACCATCGTTGAGCTCCCCTACGGCCTGATAAACGCAATGGGCCTTCCAAATCCCGGCTGGAAGGGCTTTCTGGAGATGGTTGAAGGCTACACTTTCGACTTCCCCCTAATTGTCTCGATTTTCGGGGGAACACCGGAGGAGTTCGCCTTTCTAGCGGAAACGCTGAGCGATGTGGCGGATGCCTTCGAGCTGAACCTCAGTTGTCCCCACGCGAAGGGCTACGGCATGGAAATCGGGCAGAATCCGGAGAACGTCTATGATGTTGTTAGGGCAGTTAAGGAAGCAACTAACAAACCGGTAATAGCGAAGCTCACTCCCAACATGGACGACATAACCAAACTTGGACTCGCCGCTGAGAAAGCGGGAGCAGATGGAGTTTCGGCGATAAACACGCTGAAGGCGATAGCAATTGACATCTACGCGAGAAAGCCGATACTGAGCAATAAAGTCGGCGGCTATTCCGGGCCTGGAGTCAAGCCCGTTGCTTTAAGGGCCGTCTACGACCTTGCAAAAATCCTTGACATTCCTGTGATAGGAATAGGTGGCATAACCACCTGGCAGGACGCGGTTGAGTTCCTATTAGCTGGGGCCTCGGCTTTGCAGATAGGAACCGCCGTCTCACTCCGTGGCTGGGAGGTCTTCAGGGAAATAAGTGAGGGAATTGAGCGCTATCTTGAGAAGGAGGGCTTTTCGAGCGTGAAGGAAATCATCGGGCTGGCTCTGGGGTGAGCGTAAGGGTTATCTAGGAGAAGGGTCTACTATACTTTGGTGAGCTACTATGCCGCTCACGAAGGTCACCCGCAACTACCAGATAACGATTCCAGCCGAGATTAGAAAGGCCCTTGGCATAAAGGAGGGCGAATACCTGAGCGTCGAACTGAGGGGAGACGAGATAGTCATCAAAAAAGCCGAAATGGAGTGGCCGAGTCTTGACCTTGGAAGGGACTTCACGCCGGAAGAAATCGAGGAGAACTCCAGAAAAGCTCTCGCGGAGGCATCTAAATGGGAAGGGTAGCGGTCGTTGATACGAACGTCCTCCTTTACTCCATCAACCGCAGCTCAGAGAGATATAGAGAAGCAAGGAAATTGATAGACTCCCTTGATAAGGTAGTGCTACCGGCAATCGTTGTCTACGAGTTTATCTGGAACTTGGCGTTGGCAGGGGTTGCACCCGCGGAAGCCGAGAAGACTCTAACAAGGATTCTTCTAAACGAGAAGGTTAGCCTCGCCGATGACAGAAAGTACCTACTTCCGGCCTTCAACCTCTTCGGAAACCTCAGCTTAAAACACTATAACGACTCTGTAATCCTCGCGGTGGCCAAGGAAGTTGGAACCCTCGCGACCTACGACAAAAAGCTTAGAAACCGTGCTGGAAAACTTAACGTTAAACTGCTCCCGGAGGTGGTTGAATGAAGCGGGCGGTCGTTTTGTTCTCTGGAGGACTTGATTCAACGGCCTGCCTCTACTGGGCTAAGAGGAACTACGACGAGGTGATAATGCTCACAGTCAACTACGGTAGCAACGAGGAGAAGGTAACGAACAGAGTGGCGGAGTTCTTCTCGAAGGAACTAAACGTTCCGCTGAAGATAGTTCGCCTTGACTTCCTTGAGGAGTTTTCCAAACTGAGGGGGACTACGCTAGTTGGCGGGGAGACGCCTAAAGTTACTGGAAAAGAGCTCGATGACATGAGCATTGCTCAGGAGACGGCCAGAAGCGTCTGGGTTCCAGCGAGAAACGTGGTTTTAATAGCCGTAGCCGCTTCTCTCCTTGACGCCTTGGGTGGCGGAGACATAATAGTTGGCTTTAACGCGGAGGAGGGGGCAACGTTTCCTGACAACACACCTGAGTTCGTTGAGAAGATGAACGAGATGCTCCGCTATGGGACCATGGCAGAAGTCAAGGTTGTTGCTCCGCTCATAGACCTCGACAAGAAGGGCATAGCGAGGCTTTTGAAGGAACTAAATGCCAAATACGAGTACTCCAACTCCTGCTACATGCCGAAAGGCTTCACCGAGGACGGAAAGCCCATACACTGCGGGGAGTGCGAGAGCTGTGTCAGGAGGCACAGGGGACTCATTGAGGGAATTGGTGAAGATAAGACTGTTTACGCTGTCGAACCAAGGATTTGATGTCCATCTTTGTCTATTGGCCACCGCAAGATTTATAAATCCGCTCTGGCCTTTTATCTTTGGGCGTGGGGCGGTAGCTCAGCCTGGGAGAGCGCCGGACTGAAGATCCGGGTGTCGGGGGTTCAAATCCCCCTCGCCCCACCACTTTCTGTGCGGTGGTAGTCTAGCCTGGTCTAGGACACCGGCCTTCCAAGCCGGTGACCCGGGTTCAAATCCCGGCCACCGCACCACAACCTGCTTCTGAAGCCTTGAAAGAGCGTCTTCTTGCAAACAGGGACAGCAGATGGAGGTGAGTAAAAAGAAAAAGGTTCAGTCAACAAAAGCCAGCCCGTTCCAGAGTTCCCTTATCTCGCGAGTCGCATCAGGGTAAAGCCTCTTGAAGGTTATCCTCCAGTAGCCGTTCTTGAGGTCTTCAATGTCCTCTATGTGGATTTTGAGGCCGAGCCTTTCGAAGTGGCTCACCATCCTGTAGGCTGTGCTTATGTTTTTCACTCTTATAGTGAAGGTCTCCTCGACATTGTGGCCTTGGGACACCTCGAGGATGCTCTCCACGAGGGGTTTTAGGAGGGCTTCCCCAAGGGCTTTCGCGTGTCCCTCGAATTCCTCGCCCCTGAGTTTTTTCTCGGCTATGTAAAATGCCACTCTGCTTATCCTCCCCATAAAGTATCCCCCGGGTAAGTCAAAGAAAATCTTGGAGCCTATCTTTATGTCGTTGATGTTAGCGTAGGGAGTTACGTACTTGGCTACTTTTCTCATGTCCGGGGTCTTCATTACAACGCCTTCCCTCCCCTCTTCGCTCAGCTTCTCGATGAGCTCCATGAGTTCTTCGGTTCTGTTTCTATCAAAGAGACCAAAGCGCTCGACCTGGGGGATTCCGTACTCTTCAGCCAGTTTGTAGCGCTCCTCAACGGGAACACTCCTACCAGTTCCCTTCTCCTGGACGTCAAAGAGGAAAAAGGCTATGTCCTCCTTCACGTAAGGTGGCCCCTCAACGAGGTAAGGGCTCTCAGGACCTGCCATCTCGCCAACGAGAATCAGGTTGGGATAATCCCTGAAGAAATCCTCGCTGATGAAGTCGAGAATTCGCTCGGTTGTGAAGGGGCAGACAAAACCACCCCTTGTGAGGGCCAGAATTTTGTCTTTGACCTTAACGACGCGTACGTTGTAGCCGTCCACTTTTTCCTCGACGTAAAACGGTTTGTTCTTGAATATTCTCTTCACTCCGTTCTCAAGCTGGACGATTCTCTTTATGTGGGGAAATCCCAAAACGACTGTTCCGTCATCAAAAACGACTGTTCCCCTTCTAAATCCCTTCGCGGAATCGCGGAAGCGGACGTAGTAGATTCTTTCAAACTGGTCCTCCTCTATTCCCCCTTTCCCCTCGAGGACGTTAAGTCTCTCCTCGGGAAGGCCGAGTTTGAGTAATAGCCCCCTAAAATGTGAACTTACCATGCTCCCCCACCGGCTTAAAATGAGAAAGGGGCATTAATAACAATTTAGGATTATGAAGGAAGTAAAAAACTCAGCGCTTCATCGTGGAGAGGACCTTGGTGGTGACGTCGTTTCCGTTCTTGTCGTAAATCCTGTAGTAAGCCGAGTATGGAAGCTTCATCTTGGCCCTTCTCATTGCCTCAAGGGCGAACTTGAGGTGGTTCTCGTTAACCCAGACGGTGAGAATCTTCTGGTTCTTCTTGACCCTTGCGGCAAGTCCAATTGGCTTTCCAAAAGGTCTGCGCATACCGTTTCCATAACGGTCAGCCTTCCTCCCGGTAGCCATGGGGTTCTCTCTAAGCACCTGGAAGGGGAAAACGCGTATCTTGAAGTGGTAGTTGCTCCTTCCGACGTTCTTCTGGAGGTACCTGTTCACCTGTATACGAATCGCCTCAAGGGCGTTCTGCCTTATCTGCATGGCCTGCTCGGCGTGGAGGCTGACTTCATATTGGAACTCCGCCGAAAGGTTGCCCATATCGAATATCGTTATCTTCGGTCCTGGGGCACCGCGTATGTATTCCCTTCTCGTGTAAGCGGGCTTGTCAACGTCCCTATCAATCTTCGCTGGCCTAAGTCCCATAATCTCACCTCCAAATGAGCGTAAGCTAAAGCCTAAACTCAGACGAGTTGAGTTCCTTATAAAAGTTTTGGAGGCCTATTCCTCCCCCACCTTCACCCCCTCAAGGATGAGCCCGAGAGAAACCGGCAGGAAGACAAGCAGGGCGATGTTCAGTGTAACGACGGAGTGAATTTCACCCAGCGAATAGGCAAGGCCGAAGAGCATTCCGCCAACGAAGGTCGAGATGTTCTGAAGGCCATTGACACCTCCTATCGCAAGCGAGGAGCGGTGGTAGCTTGCCAGAACTTTTCTAGAAATGGGGCGGAAGCTCTGAAAGGCGAAGAGAGCCAGAAAAATCCCGAGGAAAACCGTTGGGGCGGTCTTTATCGAGGCCAGAACTGGTGATATACCCGCCAGAAGGGCGGTCATTTTAACGGTCTTAGCTTCGCTCCTCACGTCGGCAAGCCACGAGACGAAGTAGCTCAGCAAAGCTGACAGGAAACCAGTCCAGCCCAGTAAAACTGCCGTCCTCTCTCTGCTCAGCCCCAGGGCCTCTGAGACGTAGACGTAGGTTATTTCGCCTGAGGTAAAGGCCACTATAATTGCCATGAGCGAGGCGATTATTAAAATCCTCCTTGGGTTGAGGCTCGGCCTTTCTCCTGAGACCTTCCTCCGCCTCGGTGTTATCTCGGCGTAGAGGAGGTAGTAACTGAGAAGCATTATAAGGCCTGTCAGAACGAAAAAGACTGAGGAAATCCACATCTGGCCGGCCAAGCCGAGGTTTACGGTGTAAGCATAAACGTAGTTGCCGAGGAGCGAGGCGATGCTCCCGAAGAAGAAATAAACTGCCGTGACCCTTGCCCTTATTTCCTTTGGCGTCGTAACAGCTAGAACGAACTGGGCCATGGGCCAGCTTATCCCGTTAAGAAAGCCGTTGAGGAGCTTTATCCCGAAAACCTGAAGCCAGCTTGATGTCAGGGGGTAGAGCTGAACGGCCAGGGCGTTTCCCATCATGGCAAGTCCACCCAAATAGACAAGCTTTTTCCCCTTCTCAAGCATAAAACCACCGAGGACCGAGGAGAAGGCCCTCGCCAGAACGAAGGACATCGAAACGAGGGAAACAGCCAGCATGCTGGCCTTTAGAACGTCACGCGTGTAGAAGGCTATGGCCGGGGTTGCCAGACGGAAGGCTATGGTTCCCGTGAAGGCCGAGACGATGAGCAGGACTATACCGGCGAGGCGCTTCCCCTCCATTAGACCACCTTTTGAACGCTATGCACTTGACTTAAAAGGGTTCTCCCCCTGAAGGTTTTTCGAAAATCTAAGTGAAAATATGTAGCAACGTTCCAATTTTTTGCAAATAGCCGAACGAAGCCTTTTTACATCCCTCCCACCAAAGCTCCCCGAGGTGATT
The DNA window shown above is from Thermococcus sp. and carries:
- a CDS encoding dihydroorotate dehydrogenase → MVSLELELFGIKFENPLILASGINDKTPEQWIRAHEEGAGGVVTKSIGIEPRKGYDNPTIVELPYGLINAMGLPNPGWKGFLEMVEGYTFDFPLIVSIFGGTPEEFAFLAETLSDVADAFELNLSCPHAKGYGMEIGQNPENVYDVVRAVKEATNKPVIAKLTPNMDDITKLGLAAEKAGADGVSAINTLKAIAIDIYARKPILSNKVGGYSGPGVKPVALRAVYDLAKILDIPVIGIGGITTWQDAVEFLLAGASALQIGTAVSLRGWEVFREISEGIERYLEKEGFSSVKEIIGLALG
- a CDS encoding AbrB/MazE/SpoVT family DNA-binding domain-containing protein — its product is MPLTKVTRNYQITIPAEIRKALGIKEGEYLSVELRGDEIVIKKAEMEWPSLDLGRDFTPEEIEENSRKALAEASKWEG
- a CDS encoding PIN domain-containing protein, which codes for MGRVAVVDTNVLLYSINRSSERYREARKLIDSLDKVVLPAIVVYEFIWNLALAGVAPAEAEKTLTRILLNEKVSLADDRKYLLPAFNLFGNLSLKHYNDSVILAVAKEVGTLATYDKKLRNRAGKLNVKLLPEVVE
- the queC gene encoding 7-cyano-7-deazaguanine synthase QueC; amino-acid sequence: MKRAVVLFSGGLDSTACLYWAKRNYDEVIMLTVNYGSNEEKVTNRVAEFFSKELNVPLKIVRLDFLEEFSKLRGTTLVGGETPKVTGKELDDMSIAQETARSVWVPARNVVLIAVAASLLDALGGGDIIVGFNAEEGATFPDNTPEFVEKMNEMLRYGTMAEVKVVAPLIDLDKKGIARLLKELNAKYEYSNSCYMPKGFTEDGKPIHCGECESCVRRHRGLIEGIGEDKTVYAVEPRI
- a CDS encoding RNA ligase, translated to MVSSHFRGLLLKLGLPEERLNVLEGKGGIEEDQFERIYYVRFRDSAKGFRRGTVVFDDGTVVLGFPHIKRIVQLENGVKRIFKNKPFYVEEKVDGYNVRVVKVKDKILALTRGGFVCPFTTERILDFISEDFFRDYPNLILVGEMAGPESPYLVEGPPYVKEDIAFFLFDVQEKGTGRSVPVEERYKLAEEYGIPQVERFGLFDRNRTEELMELIEKLSEEGREGVVMKTPDMRKVAKYVTPYANINDIKIGSKIFFDLPGGYFMGRISRVAFYIAEKKLRGEEFEGHAKALGEALLKPLVESILEVSQGHNVEETFTIRVKNISTAYRMVSHFERLGLKIHIEDIEDLKNGYWRITFKRLYPDATREIRELWNGLAFVD
- a CDS encoding 50S ribosomal protein L16; translated protein: MGLRPAKIDRDVDKPAYTRREYIRGAPGPKITIFDMGNLSAEFQYEVSLHAEQAMQIRQNALEAIRIQVNRYLQKNVGRSNYHFKIRVFPFQVLRENPMATGRKADRYGNGMRRPFGKPIGLAARVKKNQKILTVWVNENHLKFALEAMRRAKMKLPYSAYYRIYDKNGNDVTTKVLSTMKR
- a CDS encoding MFS transporter; translated protein: MEGKRLAGIVLLIVSAFTGTIAFRLATPAIAFYTRDVLKASMLAVSLVSMSFVLARAFSSVLGGFMLEKGKKLVYLGGLAMMGNALAVQLYPLTSSWLQVFGIKLLNGFLNGISWPMAQFVLAVTTPKEIRARVTAVYFFFGSIASLLGNYVYAYTVNLGLAGQMWISSVFFVLTGLIMLLSYYLLYAEITPRRRKVSGERPSLNPRRILIIASLMAIIVAFTSGEITYVYVSEALGLSRERTAVLLGWTGFLSALLSYFVSWLADVRSEAKTVKMTALLAGISPVLASIKTAPTVFLGIFLALFAFQSFRPISRKVLASYHRSSLAIGGVNGLQNISTFVGGMLFGLAYSLGEIHSVVTLNIALLVFLPVSLGLILEGVKVGEE